The Vicia villosa cultivar HV-30 ecotype Madison, WI linkage group LG1, Vvil1.0, whole genome shotgun sequence genome includes a region encoding these proteins:
- the LOC131630734 gene encoding galactokinase, giving the protein MAKHEELPIPIYDNLEPVYGGGSSLEEAQLRFDTLKSKFVEIFGHAPQLFARSPGRVNLIGEHIDYEGYSVLPMAIRQDTIVAIRINKSEKVLRIANVNDQKYSICTYPADPLQELDLKDHKWGHYFICGYKGFHDYAKLKGVDVGKPVGLDVVVDGTVPTGSGLSSSAAFVCSSTIAIMAAFDVNFPKKEIAQVTCDCERHIGTQSGGMDQAISVMAKTGFAELIDFNPIRATDVQLPAGGTFVIAHSLAESQKAVTAATNYNNRVVECRLAAIVLGIKLGMKPTEAISKVKTLSDVEGLCVSFAGTKKSSDPILAVKEYLKEEPYTAEQIEKITGEKLTSFLNINASYLDVIKAAKQYKLHQRAAHVYSEAKRVYAFKDVVSSNLSDEEKLKKLGDLMNESHYSCSNLYECSCPELEELTKISRDNGAFGARLTGAGWGGCAVALVKESIVPQFILNLKEHYYQRRIEKGVIKKNDLGLYVFASKPSSGSAIFKF; this is encoded by the exons ATGGCGAAGCACGAAGAACTTCCGATCCCGATTTACGATAACCTAGAACCCGTCTACGGCGGAGGTTCGTCGCTCGAAGAAGCTCAGCTCCGTTTCGATACTCTCAAATCGAAATTCGTTGAAATCTTCGGCCACGCTCCGCAGCTCTTCGCTCGCTCACCTG GGAGAGTGAACTTGATTGGGGAACATATTGATTATGAAGGATATTCGGTGTTGCCTATGGCGATTCGTCAAGATACGATTGTCGCAATTAGGATAAATAAAtcagaaaaggttcttagaatcgCGAATGTCAATGATCAGAAGTATTCCATTTGTACTTATCCTGCTGATCCTCTTCAG GAATTGGACTTGAAAGATCACAAATGGGGCCATTATTTTATATGTGG GTATAAAGGTTTCCATGACTATGCAAAATTGAAAGGAGTGGATGTTGGTAAACCGGTTGGacttgatgttgttgttgatgggACCGTGCCAACAG gttCGGGACTGTCAAGCTCAGCGGCATTTGTTTGCTCTTCTACGATTGCTATTATGGCAGCTTTTGATGTGAACTTCCCAAAG AAAGAAATTGCACAAGTTACATGTGATTGTGAACGCCATATTGGGACGCAATCTGGTGGGATGGATCAG GCAATCTCTGTCATGGCCAAGACTGGATTTGCAGAACTGATTGATTTCAACCCAATTCGTGCAACAGATGTGCAACTTCCTGCTGGCGGGACTTTCGTGATAGCACATTCTTTGGCGGAGTCTCAGAAGGCTGTTACTGCTGCTACAAATTATAATAACAGGGTTGTTGAATGTCGTTTAGCTGCC ATTGTGCTCGGCATAAAGCTAGGAATGAAACCAACTGAGGCAATATCAAAAGTGAAAACACTGTCCGATGTTGAAGGGTTGTGTGTATCATTTGCTGGTACTAAAAAGTCATCTGATCCTATACTTGCTGTTAAG GAATATTTGAAAGAAGAACCATATACAGCCGAACAAATTGAAAAAATTACTGGGGAAAAGCTGACATCATTTTTGAATATTAATGCATCTTACTTGGATGTCATAAAAGCTGCAAAGCAATACAAGTTACATCAG AGAGCTGCTCATGTGTATTCAGAAGCCAAGAGGGTATATGCTTTCAAGGATGTTGTATCATCAAATCTAAG CGATgaggagaaactaaagaaacTTGGTGATCTTATGAACGAGAGTCATTATAGCTGCAGTAATTTATATGAATGCAG CTGTCCGGAGTTGGAAGAACTTACAAAGATTTCTCGCGACAATGGTGCTTTTGGGGCAAGGCTTACTGGAGCCGGATGGGGTGGTTGTGCCGTTGCTTTGGTGAAAGAGAGCATAGTCCCACAATTCATCCTTAATTTGAAG GAACATTATTACCAACGTAGAATAGAAAAGGGCGTCATTAAGAAGAATGATCTTGGTCTTTATGTATTTGCTTCCAAGCCATCAAGTGGTTCTGCTATCTTCAAGTTTTAG
- the LOC131602288 gene encoding uncharacterized protein LOC131602288, protein MNKMKKTSSPTIIFLHLFILIILIPPIQSTLSHTSLLEQICRQSPHYHLCTITLRSSINHRSKEDIVGFARLALRIVNANATITIDHIKKGYVQTTSLMEKEALKDCLALYNMIVNVHLLEALNALNKRDYKIVKQRAYVAGIQAETCDYKFKNSSRKPLKDTNRYVQNLCAIIMSIVNKLILTNQPTSSY, encoded by the coding sequence ATgaataaaatgaagaaaacaagTTCTCCAACAATAATTTTCCTTCATTTGTTCATATTAATCATATTGATTCCACCAATCCAATCCACTCTCTCACACACAAGTTTGCTAGAACAAATATGTCGTCAATCACCTCATTACCACCTATGTACAATAACTTTAAGATCATCAATTAATCATAGATCTAAAGAAGACATTGTTGGATTTGCTCGTTTAGCACTTAGAATTGTCAATGCCAATGCTACAATAACTATAGATCATATAAAAAAGGGTTATGTGCAAACCACTAGCCTAATGGAAAAAGAGGCTTTGAAAGATTGTCTTGCTTTATACAACATGATAGTTAATGTACATCTACTCGAGGCTCTAAATGCTCTTAACAAACGTGATTATAAGATTGTTAAGCAAAGAGCTTATGTAGCTGGTATACAAGCGGAGACATGTGATTACAAGTTCAAAAACTCAAGTAGGAAGCCTTTAAAGGATACCAACCGTTATGTGCAAAATCTATGCGCTATTATTATGTCTATTGTTAATAAATTGATTTTGACAAACCAACCAACTTCTAGTTATTAG